Below is a genomic region from Rosa chinensis cultivar Old Blush chromosome 5, RchiOBHm-V2, whole genome shotgun sequence.
TCTAACAATTTCTTCATTTGTGTTACGTGATTGAATGAACGAATGCTTGGGAccctttgtgtgtgtgtgtgtgtgtatatatatatatatgtgtgtgtgtgtatatatatgtgaaaaGGATTTATTTCCTTGGACTATCTAGCTAGCGCTACTGAAATCATGACAAGGGATTAGTTTACTTTTGATTTAAAATGACTGCCACCCAACAAACAATTATTAAAGTTGTTTGACAAGATCATGGAAACACTTGCATGACCAAAATGCATGTGATTATTTTCTTTTGGCTCAAAACTATTTAGGACTTATTTTGCGACCAAATGCAGCATCCAAACAAAATTTGTATGTAATTGATGATAACTGCATCGAAAATATGATGATATAACATAAATAGATTATTAAAGTTAAAGAAGGAAGAAGTTCTTACAATCCACATGAGAAAAGGTGTTTTGGTCCAGTAACTTAAATGTCTTCTCCCAAAAGATGTGTCCCTTGCAAATCTGAACCGCTCTGGATCTATCATACACACAAAAGCTCACTATTAATCCATATACTTTATAAATTATTGTCAAATTGGTATGACTCTACATGTTGTTTTCAACCATTTATGTCTTTTTTTACTGTAATTTAAAACCAAAGTTAGTAAACTACGACACTAATTGATTAGTGTATACCTTAAATAATTAACAAATATGTTTCTTTTTAAATATTATTGCATGCATAACAGTGGCCATTGGAGATTGAGAAAGTCTTGCGTACGATTGACGTAAGGGACACGTGGTACGGGTTGGCCAATTAGGTTATTAGCAAGGGTCACTTTAAAAGTTAGGGACAGTTTTAGaataaattaaatgtaaattttgatgagttttgattGGCCAGTGCAGCTACCGTATGTAATAATTTTTCTTGCAGATTAATAAGCAGTAGTACTAACCGTGCGAAAATTGATATTCAGCcgttcttgtttctttttcccACCTCTTCCAACTTCTCATCTGAACTCATCACCAAATAGTCATCATTAACCATATATTACTGGTTTAAGTAATAAAGGACGAGATTTGTAACTTGCTGGGAAATTACGTACCTTGGCTCTTCCTAAAGCCATAGTGAGAATGCAATAGAGTACGTGGAAAACAGCTAAGACGAAGATAAATATATGCAGTTGATGAATACCATCCGCAGATATGAATGGAACTTTTCCCTGCAAGTtcaaataaatagaaaatatcTTTTTACCGCTTTGACCGATCAATATAGAGCTAAGAAAATGTACATCAAATTACAGAAATTACAGATAAATATTTGAGAAGCATATCTTTAATTAATCATATGTCAAACGCCTTACAAATAAGTGATGAAAAGAACTTCCAAACTACATGTTAATACAATTAATTAGCGGTAGACGTCCTAATTGCACAAAACAGTAATATAATTCGGTAAATGAACATCCAGTTTATAGGACTGAATAAAAGGATCAAACTATCAAGTTTTTCTTCCCAAACATGTGGAGTTTTTAATAAGTAAGTTTTCTATGTATTAATTTCTCAGAAAAATAATGAATCTTAAACATACATGCACATTTCTTTACATTTTACTAAGATACCCAAAGAAGATGACCAACTTGGGAAATCTTGGAAGTTGGAAAAACCAACTTTGATTCAGTTCCCTAACAATTAAAAGAAGTTTATTTGCATGAAAAATCCATGTTTTTGTCTGATATGATCCAATGAATATAATGACAGACAATGCATGCTAGATGACAATTGCGCTACCACTTTAATCAGGTGTACACACAAAAAAGGTAATTAAGGAATTATTGGCTTTTTGTTCATGtacaaaaaaatgaaagagaaagaaaacaataacATGGAATACGTACTTGGATTTTTCTTTACTATACAAAATACAAGATAATTATTTTAAGTGGTCGACATGCATTCATACCTTGGCTGCACATTTGTCGGTGCCCGCAGCCGCCAAAACGCGGCGTGCGCTTCCACCTCCATAACCAGATTCAAACGCTGCCAGCAGTTTCCTACTTGGGCTTtcaacctcttcttcttccacgaTCTTTTCCTCCTGCTTCTTGCTACACGGATGCCACGTGTTTCCCACTTTCTTCGATATGCATATGTTCGATATCGGACCTTGCCCCACCGTCAGCAGCAGCGATATAAACCCCAATAGCATAAGCTCTGAACCCATCAAATAAGAAACTCAATCTTTGATGAAAGTTCAAGGTTTGAATTTGAAGTGTGATAAAATTAAAGGGTTGTGCTGTACCTGATTTGATCTTTTCTAGTGCTTCGAAAAGAGCTCGTTTGTGTTTCCTCTTCAACCACTGCAAAAAAATTGGTGCAAGATTTTCAGTTTTATGACCACGGGGAGGGGTTGGTAATTAAAAATACCCATTAATTTGGAGATTTGAACAGTTCCGGATTTGGTTTAGTTGCGTACCTTTGCTATAAGTTCGATTATGTATTCGATGATGATTGAGACTagaaccaaaacaaaacagacAACGGCGACGGCCCATGTCGGCGTTTGCTCCAACGATCTTCCGGAGGTTGATGCCGCCATTTATCTTTCCTATCAGCTTTCCCAATTGAAATGAAATAGCCTCAACATATGAAATGAAGAACTCTAACAGAGCAAAATAGGGAAATAGAGAGAAAGCTAGACAGAGGGAAGGGTGAGTATGATGGATGAAATGTTGAGGTTGCGGGAGTTATAAGGGAGCAAATGATGAACTCAAGGAACGAAAAATGGAAAGGACTTCAGTGGAACATTTTGACTTTTGGTACGCGGTAAGGgacttggagagagagagagagagagagagagagagatagagagagggaCTTGAACGAGTCCTTGACTACTtcatcaaattttcaaacagTTTTCTTTGACTGAATAATAATTGCATGTAAAACCTAGCTTAATCGATTAATTAATCCCTGGAGTACGTATTGGAAGACAACACTGGATTGGTAATTAGCTTTCGACCACTAAATGATGATGTGGtagtacttttttttattttataaaaaataaattcgaGCTTTTCAATCTAATAATGTTTTTTGGGCCTTTATAAATTTAACCGTAACACTAATACGCTCACATCTTATAATTCAAGagcattttgtttctttttccatgATTTTGATTTGTTACTCGAGATATTCACGATGAAATATTAAAATTATATAAatcaaagaaatttttttacaaACCACACGAATCATTTATTTGTATTATCTCATATTTTTTCTAATCAATAAAATACTTTGACCAACTAGCATTTAACGTAGTGATAAGACATTTCACTGTTAcaaagttttgtcaaattctcaAGTTTGATACTTCCTCTCCatttattcaaaaagaaaaataagctaCGGTATGTGTTCTTGCAAATCAAATGATGAGGGCAATATAATAAACAGAGTTGCTGACCAAGTATTATTGTATTTACAATTAGCTCACCGTTAATCACGTCTTGAGTCAACACTTTGCTTCAAAATTTTCCTCAAGCTGAAGAATTCCAAAGTCATTCATTCTTGTTCTCTCCCAGCCCTTGGATCGCCAATCCAACGGTTATTAACTGAAGTTAGCTGCGGTCAAAATATGAGAGGGTATGTCCCAATTCGATGCGATAATATTAAGTACCACATAAACCTAacaaagaaatagaaaagtggCTCCTAGCTAAAAACTACCCAGAACGCTCCAATAAGATGGAGCCATTTCATTAGGGATATGGATTTGACTGAATGAGGGTGACAAGGGATTTAATAAGAATTCATAAAACAAGTACCAAGTCAATAATGCACACGTAATAAAGTTATTATATGCAAAAATTGACTTGGTTCGTTTATTGTCCTACATAGAATTTtaacatttttcttttggaaatttGGAATTAATTATAACTTTCTGTAGCTACAAACTGCAGTGATTAACAATCCAGAAAGGGAAAACGTAACTCACAATTTTTCTTCGATGTGGAAACATTAATTCTTCTGATTATATTTACCCCTACCATTTTGGATTGttctaaattatttatttttgatctCTTAATCTGCATAAATGGGCATGTAGAAAATTCTTTTTCCAAATCTAAAGGACAttgaagcatttttttttttagggaaatgaAATAGATTTCATTGACTTACAAGTCATTACAATCAATGGATATAAGCTCCACCACATTAGGAGGAGGTACAGTAAAGAGCTGCATAAAAAACTGCCCCTTTTTAGCATCTTGTGCTAAAGTATGAGCCACTATGTTTGCTGCTCGGCGCACATGATGAACTTGCGCAAAGGATGCTAGCTGCAAGGCCTCTCGAAGGTCACTTAAGAGGTAGCCCAGCTCCGAATGATCAAGGGAATCATGCACCACAACTTGTACCAAGTCTTGATAATCAGTTTCCACTATCAGAGGTCAAATTGATGAGAGATAGCTAGCTAGACGCCCACCAGCAGCTCTACCAGTTTCGCATGATGAGCGGAAGAAGCTGTAGGAAGTGTGTGGCGAAAACCTCCCAGACAAGAGCCTTCAAAGTCTCGAAACACACCCCCAACACCTACACTCCCATCCACATTGCTAAAAGCCACATCCACGTTTAGTTTGATCATACCTATAGGAGGCTTCGTCCATCTAACATTCTGTATTGGAGATGCAAGACGAGAAGGTGAATGAGCAACCTTAAATTCCTCCCACCATCCTAGAGTAAGTGGCACAACTTCCGAAGCTAACTTAGTTTCATCTCCCTATACTTTCACATTTCGATTACGCCAAGTTGCCCAAATCACCATCAACAAAATAGTAAAGGTAGTAGGCGACTGGGAATAAGAAGCTACTAACTACTCTAACACACTTGCAGAAGAGGGAACAGTGGGAATATTTGCCAATTGAAGAAATGAGCTTGCGTGGGAGCAATCTCTTAATGCATGTAGAGGGTACTCAATTTCTTCGTCGCAGAATGGGCATTGGGTATCAATGTCTATACCCCTTTCACTTAACCGACTCCGAGATGGAAGAATATTGGACGTCGCCTTCCACACACAAATTTTAACCTTCCCTGGGACCGGAGGCTTGCCAAATTTGGTTCCAAAGCTTGGCACTAGGGTTAGGCATGCTGGAATTCTCACCCAAAACTCTATCCTGTGCTATATGGTAGGCGGATTTGACGGTGAAGCCTCCCTTCTTATCACCGGATCAAATCCACCGATCATCATGCATACAATTACTACGCGAGAGAGCCAAGATCTTTTGTGTAATATGTAATAGGAAGAGCTCCTGTAGTAAAGCCTGGTTCCAAACACCTGGAGATTAAATAAGGTCTGAAACCATATTAATTCTAGGAGTGTAGAAAGAAGTCAAATCCTCCCCTATCAACCAAGGATCAGTCCACACGTTAGTGGACTTACCATCCCCAATATGATGCCGAATACCGACCTACAGAATATCTCTACCATTCAGAATGCTACGCCAAGCATAGGATGGAGCTGAACCAATCTCAGTGTCCTAAAAATTACAGTGGGGAAAATAGATTGCCTTCAACAGCCTACCAACCAAAGACTCAGGATCTTGAATTAGACGTCATCCTTGTTTAGCTAACATAGCCAGATTAAAAGCAAACAGATGACGAAATTCCATTCCACCCATCACTTTAGGTTTACATAACTGATCACAAGCCCTCCAATGCATAGCTTTTTTATCTTCTGTACTCCCCCACCAAAATTAGGCACAAAGTTGGTGGAGTTCATGAATCAAATTCTGCGGTAGAAGGTAGAAATTCATAGTGTATAGAGGCATTGCCTATGCTATGACTTTTATCAGGATCTCCTTACCAGCTGCACTTAATAATTTGGTAAACCAACCTGTAAGCTTCTTTGACAAATTATCTTAGATATAAGAAAAAGTGTCAGCTTTTGATCTACCTACCAGAGTAGGAATGCCAAGATACTTCTCATGCTTGTCCACTACCTGAACGTCAAGATTGTCAGCCAATGATTGCCGTATAAGGGAAGGCACACTCCTACTAAATACTACACTACTCTTTTGCAGGTTAATCTTTTGCCCCGAAGCTCTCTCATAGACATTTAATATATTCCGAATCAAAATGCAATCCTGAGAAGAAGCGTTAGAGTACAACatactatcatctgcaaaaagcAAATGACTAATAATAGGGGCCCCATCACAGACCCGCAGCTCTTGCCATTGACCGTTAGCCACAAAGTGAGAAATAAGGGTTGACAATCCTTCAGCACATAATAGAAATAAATAAGGAGAGATGGGGTCACCTTGCCTTAATTTTCGATGAGGAGTAACAAATCCGCTTGGAATCCCATTAATGAGGAAAGAATACTGGACTGTGGAAAGGCAGAACATGATCAAATCCACCCATTGAGACGCAAATCCCATTTTGAGCATTATTTTCCTGAGGAAATCCCACTCCAAACGGTCGTAGGCTTTAGTAATATCCAATTTGAGAGCCAAAAATCCCTCCTGGCCTCTTCGCAACTTATTCATATAATGAGCAAGTTCAGATGCCACTAAAGTGTTGTCAGAGATTAACCTATCTGGGACGAACGCACTCTACTGTGGGGAGATAATGGCAGGTAATAGCACTTTCAATCTATTAGCCACCACCTTTGAAGGTATTTTGTAAAGGACATTGCATAAAGAAATAGGTCATAGTTGTGACATATTTTGTACTTCTTTCACCTTTGGAAGCAAAACCACATGAGTAAAGTTCAAATCCGAAAGCATATCCTTAGTTGTCAACAAAGAAATCATTGCTCTACTAACCTCTGACCCCACAAGATCCCAGTACTTCTGGAAAAAGAAGGGAGACATGCCATCTAATCCAGGTGCTTCGGAGGGATGCATTTGGAAAAGGGCATTTCGAACCTCCTCCATACTATAAGGAGCCAATAACAACTCGTTCATTTCAATAGTAACTCTTGAAACAATTGTCTGCAACACCACTTCTTGAGCTCTAACATCTGGTGCCTGACTAGCATAAACCTGCTGGAAGTATTTCATAACCACGTCTTCAATGCCATTAGAGGAAGTCTGCCATACCCCATTATCATCAAACAAACCTTTAATCTTATTCTTCTGCTTACGATTCGAGGCTCTTTGGTGGAAAAATTTAAAATTCCTATCTCCATCTTTAAGCCAAATTGCACGTGAACGTTGACTCTAATAAGTTTCATCAATGGACATCAACTCACTCAATCGCCAAGATAACTGGAGCTTTTCAGCTTGGTCACTCGAGTCAAAAGGCTTCTGCAGCAACAAACCCAATCGGCATCGGACCGAAGCCAGCTCTTCCCTCCTACTTTTGAAAGTAGTTATGTCCCAATCCAACAACGCCTTTCCCGTATCCTTTATCTTTCGACACACTTGCACTATCGGACTCCCATTCTGGGGTTCTGTCCAGGCCTCCTCCACAACCTGGGTAAAAGCTTCATGGGAACACCACATTTCTTCAAATCTAAACTGCCTCCTGCCTCTATGATGCACAATCTGTTCCGTTCGGACCTCCAGAAGCATAGGAACATCGTTAGATATGCTAGGGGGTAGGTTAACTACCCTTGAGAAGCCAAAAGCCCCTTGCCACTCTGAGGAACCAACAACCCGATCTAACCTCTCCTTTGTATGGGCATCACTCCATCTGAAGGGTCCGCTAGCCACCCCTAGGTCTGCAAGATTGCAGTCCAGCAAAGCTTGGCGAAA
It encodes:
- the LOC112163846 gene encoding uncharacterized protein LOC112163846 produces the protein MNAFRQALLDCNLADLGVASGPFRWSDAHTKERLDRVVGSSEWQGAFGFSRVVNLPPSISNDVPMLLEVRTEQIVHHRGRRQFRFEEMWCSHEAFTQVVEEAWTEPQNGSPIVQVCRKIKDTGKALLDWDITTFKSRREELASSQRSRAIWLKDGDRNFKFFHQRASNRKQKNKIKGLFDDNGVWQTSSNGIEDVVMKYFQQVYASQAPDVRAQEVVLQTIVSRVTIEMNELLLAPYSMEEVRNALFQMHPSEAPGLDGMSPFFFQKYWDLVGSELRRGQEGFLALKLDITKAYDRLEWDFLRKIMLKMGFASQWVDLIMFCLSTVQYSFLINGIPSGFVTPHRKLRQGDPISPYLFLLCAEGLSTLISHFVANGQWQELRVCDGAPIISHLLFADDSMLYSNASSQDCILIRNILNVYERASGQKINLQKSSVVFSRSVPSLIRQSLADNLDVQVVDKHEKYLGIPTLGDETKLASEVVPLTLGWWEEFKVAHSPSRLASPIQNVRWTKPPIGMIKLNVDVAFSNVDGSVGVGGVFRDFEGSCLGGFRHTLPTASSAHHAKLVELLVGV